Part of the Roseobacter litoralis Och 149 genome, AGAGCACCCACGCCAATGTCCCCGCAAGCGTACCGCCCGCGAAAGCCACAAGCCAGCTCCCCAACGCCATTCCAACCATTCCTTTATTGCTTTCCATGAAGGCCTCTCTTTCGGTTATTTACGCAATCACTTTTTATAAATACCGTCTTTTTCGGCGCGTTGGGAAAATTCTGTTTCTTTGCCCTGCGCAAGCAGCTTGGCCTGCGATACCCAGTCGTCCCGACTGACCCGTCCCTTGAAGCCGACAAAGCTCTCGTCCGCCCATGCGACCTCTTCCGAGGACCAGCTGGCAATCTGGTCAAAATGGAAGATACCGATGTCGTTCAGCATGGATTCAAGCTTGGGGCCCACGCCCTTGATCCGCTTGAGATCATCTCCACCGCCACTGCGCGCGATCTTTAACAGGCCTGGCGGCACACCTTTGATTGGTGCGTCCCCTTTCGCTTGCGCAGGCGTGGTTTTTTTCTTTGCTTTTGGTTTGGGCGCGGCGTTTTCATTCGCACCTTGCCACGGTGTCGTCAGCGGCACCTCTGTGCCATCAATTCGTTTTACCGTGTCGCCCAGATCAACAGCCAATTGCACGGACGCGTTATACTGCGTCTTTCCGCTGTCATATTCTATCAACGAAGTCAGACCCTTAAGAGGTTCTGCGGCATAGCGACCGTTCTGTGGACCTGGCACAGGTACTTTCCCTGCCGCCAATTCATCAATGATCTCTCCCATCCGTGCTGCGGTCAGATCTTCGTAGTAATCCTTGCCAATCTGAGCCATCGGCGCGTTGGAACAGGAGCCAAGGCATTCGACTTCTTCCCACGAGAAATTGCCATCTTCCGAGAGCTGATGCGGCTCACGTGCGATCTTTTCCTGACAGACCGATATCAAGTCTTCGGCCCCGCAGATCATGCAGGACGTGGTGCCGCAGACCTGAATATGCGCAATCGCCCCCACGGGCTGCAGCTGGAACATGAAGTAGAAAGTCGCAACTTCCAGACCGCGAATATAGCTGAGGCCAAGCATGTCGGAAACATGTTCAATCGCAGGTTTAGAGAGCCAGCCTTCCTGCTCCTGCGCACGCCACAGAAGCGGAATAATCGCCGAGGCCTGACGCCCTTCGGGGTATTTCGTGATCTGCCCTTCGGCCCACGCCTGATTCTCTGGTGTGAAAGCAAAGGTTTCGGGTTGGTCGGGATGTAGTCTACGCAGCATTAGAAATATCCGTTAAATCAGATTGGGTTGCGCCAGCGGTGCGTATGCAAAAACGCATGCAGCGCCTTTGAAACCAAAGGCCTCACTTTGTGAGAAAGCACTCACCGGTCGATCTCCCCGAACACCACGTCCATGGTGCCGATGATCGCCGCCACGTCCGCCAACTGGTGGCCGCGTGACATGTGATCCATCGCCTGCAGGTGCAGGAACCCGGGCGCGCGGATTTTGGCGCGGTAGGGTTTATTGGTGCCATCGGCCACGAGGTAGACGCCGAACTCGCCCTTGGGGGCCTCGACACAGGCATAGACCTCGCCCGCTGGCACGTGGAACCCTTCGGTATAAAGCTTGAAGTGGTGGATCAGGCTTTCCATCGACGTCTTCATATCGGAACGGGATGGCGGTGTGATCTTGCCGCGGGCCAGAACGTCGCCCTGCCCCTCGGGTGCGCGCAGTTTTTCAACCGCCTGATGGATAATCAGCAACGACTGACGCATCTCTTCCATACGGCAGAGGTAGCGATCATAGCAGTCGCCGTTTTTGCCCACGGGTATCTGGAAATCGAATTCGTCATAGCATTCATAGGGCTGCGCACGGCGCAAATCCCACGCCAGACCGGACCCGCGCACCATGACACCTGAAAAGCCATATTCAAGAATATCTTCTTCGGTCACGACACCGATGTCGGCATTGCGCTGTTTGAAGATCCGGTTTTCCGTCAGCAAGCCGTCGATGTCGGCGATGACACGCGGGAACTCATGCGCCCATGTTTCAATGTCGTCGACCAACTCGGGCGGGAGATCCTGATGCACCCCACCGGGGCGGAAATAGGCTGCGTGCAGACGCGCGCCACTGGCCCGCTCATAAAACACCATCAGCTTTTCGCGCTCTTCAAAGCCCCAAAGCGGCGGGGTCAGCGCGCCCACATCCATCGCCTGCGTGGTGATGTTCAGAATATGGTTCAGAATGCGGCCGATTTCGCAGAATAACACGCGGATCAGGGACGCGCGGCGCGGCACCTCGACCCCTGTGAGCTTTTCGATGGCAAGACACCATGCGTGCTCTTGGTTCATCGGTGCCACATAGTCCAGCCGGTCAAAATACGGCAGATTCTGCAGATACGTGCGGCTTTCCATCAGCTTTTCGGTGCCCCGGTGCAGCAAGCCGATGTGCGGATCGCACCGCTCCACGATCTCACCGTCCAGCTCCAACACAAGCCGCAACACGCCATGTGCCGCCGGGTGCTGCGGGCCAAAGTTGATGTTGAAGTTACGGATTTTCTGCTCGCCTGTGAGGGCGTCGTCAAAGCCTTTGGTGCCGTCCATCAGGAAAGCCCTCCATTTCGTGCGTAATTCCGACCTTTGTCATTACGCAAGTTCAGCGTTAGCCATTGAAAGTTCAATGCAAGTTGGTGCGGATTTGGAGACTCGAACCCCACAGCATTTTTAAAAAAAGGCACCGAGGCCAAACCCAGTCCAGCAGCTGCGATAAATGTATTGATGATCTCAAACCACATCACCGCTTCTCCAGCTCTTGCAGCTTCAGGCCCATCCACCACAGAAGGGCAATCGTACCCAGCGGGATCAGGCAGGCCGCGGCCCAGTATTTGTTGATGCCAAAGAACGGCAGCAGCTTGATCATCGGAATGGCCGTTGCCGCCGACAGGATCAGCCACCAGATGCCACCCATTACTTTGCCTCCTGCTTTTCATCTCCCGGCAGGATGTATTCTGCACCCTCCCAAGGCGACATGAAGTCGAACTGGCGGTATTCTTGCACAAGGCTGACGGGCTCATAAACCACGCGCTTTTGCGCCTCATCATAGCGCACTTCGGTATATCCCGTCGTCGGGAAGTCCTTGCGCAGCGGATGCCCGCGAAACCCGTAATCCGTGAGGATGCGGCGCAGATCCGGATGGCCCGAAAACAAAATACCGAACATGTCAAAAACTTCGCGCTCAAACCAGTTCGCCGATGGATGCACGGATATAACCGACGGCATCATCTGATCATCGCGGATACTCACCCGCAGCCGAACACGGTGGTTTTGATACATCGACAGCAAGTGATAAACGACATCGTAGCGCTTGGCGCGCCCGGTATAATCCACAGCTGTGATATCGACCAAGCTCGAAAAACGACATGTGGCGTCCGTCTTGAGAAACTCAACAAGTCCCACGATATTGGACGGCGTCACATCAACGTTCAATTCACCATGCGTAACATCCCATGCCAAGACGCAGTCCGTGCGTTTTGTCGCGATGTAGTTTCCCAATTCCTGCAAAGGCTCTGACATCGGTATCCTCTTTCGTTCTCCAGGTCGCACCGCTCCGATTTTTACCGGACGATGGTCCCGGTCCGTCGTATTTTACGCTGGAGTTGCATTATACCATAAAGCAGCGCCTCGGCCGTTGGCGGGCAGCCTGGCACGTAGATATCGACCGGCACAATGCGGTCACAGCCCCGCACGACGCTATAGGAATAGTGGTAATATCCCCCACCATTCGCGCAGGACCCCATCGAAATCACATACCTTGGTTCCGGCATCTGATCGTATACTTTGCGCAGCGCGGGTGCCATTTTATTGGTCAGTGTTCCCGCGACGATCATCAGGTCGGACTGGCGTGGGCTGGCGCGAGGTGCCGTACCAAACCGTTCCATGTCATAGCGCGGCATGGCCGTGTGCATCATCTCGACCGCGCAACAGGCAAGACCGAAGGTCATCCAGTGCAGCGACCCGGTCCGCGCCCAGTTGATAATGTCTTCCGTAGAGGTCAGCAGAAAACCCTTGTCCTGCAGCTCACGGTTCAGCTCTTGCGTTGCGACCTCACGGTCGGCGCCAGCCACGTTCACATTCGTTGCCACACTCATCCTGATAGACCTCCGAACTCATTCATAAAGCTTCGCACGACGGGGAATATCCGCAGTTGGCAAAGCCATACCCCAGCGCGTTTACAAGATCAACGCGACAGCATGGCTCAGTCATGAATAACCTCTCAAAAATACGATGTTTTTTCGCGTGCCCTGTTTGATGGGCAAAAGTCTAGCGCAAAGCTGGCCATCGATACGTGCCATTTTCGCAAAATGGGC contains:
- the nuoE gene encoding NADH-quinone oxidoreductase subunit NuoE — translated: MLRRLHPDQPETFAFTPENQAWAEGQITKYPEGRQASAIIPLLWRAQEQEGWLSKPAIEHVSDMLGLSYIRGLEVATFYFMFQLQPVGAIAHIQVCGTTSCMICGAEDLISVCQEKIAREPHQLSEDGNFSWEEVECLGSCSNAPMAQIGKDYYEDLTAARMGEIIDELAAGKVPVPGPQNGRYAAEPLKGLTSLIEYDSGKTQYNASVQLAVDLGDTVKRIDGTEVPLTTPWQGANENAAPKPKAKKKTTPAQAKGDAPIKGVPPGLLKIARSGGGDDLKRIKGVGPKLESMLNDIGIFHFDQIASWSSEEVAWADESFVGFKGRVSRDDWVSQAKLLAQGKETEFSQRAEKDGIYKK
- a CDS encoding NuoB/complex I 20 kDa subunit family protein, encoding MSVATNVNVAGADREVATQELNRELQDKGFLLTSTEDIINWARTGSLHWMTFGLACCAVEMMHTAMPRYDMERFGTAPRASPRQSDLMIVAGTLTNKMAPALRKVYDQMPEPRYVISMGSCANGGGYYHYSYSVVRGCDRIVPVDIYVPGCPPTAEALLYGIMQLQRKIRRTGTIVR
- a CDS encoding NADH-quinone oxidoreductase subunit D; the encoded protein is MDGTKGFDDALTGEQKIRNFNINFGPQHPAAHGVLRLVLELDGEIVERCDPHIGLLHRGTEKLMESRTYLQNLPYFDRLDYVAPMNQEHAWCLAIEKLTGVEVPRRASLIRVLFCEIGRILNHILNITTQAMDVGALTPPLWGFEEREKLMVFYERASGARLHAAYFRPGGVHQDLPPELVDDIETWAHEFPRVIADIDGLLTENRIFKQRNADIGVVTEEDILEYGFSGVMVRGSGLAWDLRRAQPYECYDEFDFQIPVGKNGDCYDRYLCRMEEMRQSLLIIHQAVEKLRAPEGQGDVLARGKITPPSRSDMKTSMESLIHHFKLYTEGFHVPAGEVYACVEAPKGEFGVYLVADGTNKPYRAKIRAPGFLHLQAMDHMSRGHQLADVAAIIGTMDVVFGEIDR
- a CDS encoding NADH-quinone oxidoreductase subunit C; translated protein: MSEPLQELGNYIATKRTDCVLAWDVTHGELNVDVTPSNIVGLVEFLKTDATCRFSSLVDITAVDYTGRAKRYDVVYHLLSMYQNHRVRLRVSIRDDQMMPSVISVHPSANWFEREVFDMFGILFSGHPDLRRILTDYGFRGHPLRKDFPTTGYTEVRYDEAQKRVVYEPVSLVQEYRQFDFMSPWEGAEYILPGDEKQEAK